In the Lepus europaeus isolate LE1 chromosome 18, mLepTim1.pri, whole genome shotgun sequence genome, one interval contains:
- the UBTF gene encoding nucleolar transcription factor 1 isoform X1, with product MNGEADCPTDLEMAAPKGQDRWSQEDMLTLLECMKNNLPSNDSSKFKTTESHMDWEKVAFKDFSGDMCKLKWVEISNEVRKFRTLTELILDAQEHVKNPYKGKKLKKHPDFPKKPLTPYFRFFMEKRAKYAKLHPEMSNLDLTKILSKKYKELPEKKKMKYIQDFQREKQEFERNLARFREDHPDLIQNAKKSDIPEKPKTPQQLWYTHEKKVYLKVRPDATTKEVKDSLGKQWSQLSDKKRLKWIHKALEQRKEYEEIMRDYIQKHPELNISEEGITKSTLTKAERQLKDKFDGRPTKPPPNSYSLYCAELMASMKDVPSTERMVLCSQQWKLLSQKEKDAYHKKCDQKKKDYEVELLRFLESLPEEEQQRVLGEEKMLNINKKQATSPASKKPSQEGGKGGSEKPKRPVSAMFIFSEEKRRQLQEERPELSESELTRLLARMWNDLSEKKKAKYKAREAALKAQSERKPGAEREERGKLPESPKRAEEIWQQSVIGDYLARFKNDRVKALKAMEMTWNNMEKKEKLMWIKKAAEDQKRYERELSEMRAPPAAANSSKKMKFQGEPKKPPMNGYQKFSQELLSNGELNHLPLKERMVEIGSRWQRISQSQKEHYKKLAEEQQKQYKVHLDLWVKSLSPQDRAAYKEYISNKRKSMTKLRGPNPKSSRTTLQSKSESEEDDEDDEDDEDEEEEEEDDENGDSSEDGGDSSESSSEDESEDGDENDEEDDEEDDEEDDEEDEDNESEGSSSSSSSSGDSSDSDSN from the exons ATGAACGGAGAAGCCGATTGTCCCACAGACCTGGAAATGGCCGCCCCCAAAGGCCAAG ACCGCTGGTCCCAGGAAGACATGCTCACTTTGCTGGAATGCATGAAGAACAACCTTCCATCCAATGATAGCTCCAAGTTCAAAACCACCGAGTCACATATGGACTGGGAAAAAGTAGCGTTCAAAGACTTTTCTGGAGACATGTGCAAGCTCAAATGGGTGGAGATTTCTAATGAG GTGAGAAAGTTCCGTACATTGACAGAATTGATCCTTGACGCTCAGGAACATGTTAAAAACCCTTATAAGGGCAAAAAACTCAAG AAACACCCAGACTTCCCAAAGAAGCCCCTCACCCCTTACTTCCGCTTCTTCATGGAGAAGCGGGCCAAGTATGCAAAACTCCATCCTGAGATGAGCAACCTGGACCTGACCAAGATTCTGTCCAAGAAATACAAGGAGCTCCCGGAGAAGaagaag atGAAATATATTCAGGACttccagagagagaaacaggagttCGAGCGAAACCTGGCCCGATTCAG GGAGGACCACCCTGATCTCATCCAGAATGCCAAGAAGTCGGACATCCCCGAGAAGCCCAAAACTCCCCAGCAGCTGTGGTACACCCACGAGAAGAAAGTGTATCTCAAAGTGCGGCCAGAT GCCACTACGAAGGAGGTGAAGGactccctggggaagcagtggtcTCAGCTCTCGGACAAAAAGAGGCTGAAATGGATTCATAAGGCCCTGGAGCAGCGGAAGGAGTACGAG GAGATTATGCGGGACTATATCCAGAAGCACCCCGAGCTGAACATCAGTGAGGAGGGTATCACCAAGTCCACCCTCACCAAGGCTGAACGCCAGCTCAAGGACAAGTTTGACGGGCGACCCACCAAGCCACCTCC GAACAGCTACTCGCTGTACTGCGCAGAGCTCATGGCCAGCATGAAGGACGTGCCCAGCACGGAGCGCATGGTGCTGTGCAGCCAGCAGTGGAAGCTGCTGTCGCAGAAGGAGAAGGACGCCTACCACAAGAAGTGCGACCAG AAAAAGAAAGACTACGAGGTGGAGCTGCTGCGTTTCCTCGAG AGCCTGCCCGAGGAGGAGCAGCAGCGGGTCCTGGGCGAGGAGAAGATGCTGAACATCAACAAGAAGCAAGCCACCAGCCCGGCCTCCAAGAAGCCCTCCCAGGAAGGGGGCAAG GGAGGCTCGGAGAAGCCCAAGCGGCCCGTGTCGGCCATGTTCATCTTCTCCGAGGAGAAGCGGCGGCAGCTGCAGGAGGAGCGGCCCGAGCTCTCGGAGAGCGAGCTGACCCGCCTGCTGGCCCGCATGTGGAACGACCTGTCCGAGAAGAAGAAG GCCAAGTACAAGGCGCGCGAGGCGGCGCTGAAGGCGCAGTCGGAGAGGAAGCCCGGGGCCGAGCGCGAGGAGCGGGGCAAGCTGCCCGAGTCGCCCAAGAGAGCCGAGGAGATCTGGCAGCAGAGCGTCATCGGCGACTACCTGGCCCGCTTCAAG AACGACCGGGTGAAGGCCTTGAAAGCCATGGAGATGACCTGGAACAAcatggagaagaaggagaagctgATGTGGATTAAGAAGGCGGCCGAAGACCAAAAGCGCtatgag AGGGAGCTGAGTGAGATGAGGGCGCCTCCAGCTGCCGCCAACTCTTCCAAGAAGATGAAGTTCCAGGGAGAACCCAAGAAGCCGCCCAT GAACGGTTACCAGAAGTTCTCCCAGGAGCTGCTGTCCAACGGCGAGCTGAACCACCTGCCGCTGAAAGAGCGCATGGTGGAGATCGGCAGCCGCTGGCAGCGCATCTCGCAGAGCCAGAAGGAGCACTACAAGAAGTTGGCCGAGGAGCAGCAGAAGCAGTACAAGGTGCACCTGGACCTCTGGGTCAAG AGCCTGTCTCCCCAGGACCGCGCCGCGTATAAGGAGTACATCTCCAAC AAACGGAAGAGCATGACCAAGCTGCGGGGCCCGAACCCCAAGTCCAGCCGGACCACCCTGCAGTCCAAGTCG GAGTCGGAGGAGGACGACGAGGACGACGAAGACGatgaggacgaggaggaggaggaggaagatgacgaGAACGGCGACTCCTCCGAGGACGGCGGGGACTCCTCGGAGTCGAGCAGCGAGGATGAGAGCGAGGACGGCGACGAG AACGACGAGGAGGACGACGAGGAAGACGACGAGGAGGACGACGAGGAGGACGAGGACAACGAGTCCGagggcagcagctccagctcctcctcttcaggGGACTCCTCGGACTCGGACTCCAACTGA
- the UBTF gene encoding nucleolar transcription factor 1 isoform X2, translated as MNGEADCPTDLEMAAPKGQDRWSQEDMLTLLECMKNNLPSNDSSKFKTTESHMDWEKVAFKDFSGDMCKLKWVEISNEVRKFRTLTELILDAQEHVKNPYKGKKLKKHPDFPKKPLTPYFRFFMEKRAKYAKLHPEMSNLDLTKILSKKYKELPEKKKMKYIQDFQREKQEFERNLARFREDHPDLIQNAKKSDIPEKPKTPQQLWYTHEKKVYLKVRPDEIMRDYIQKHPELNISEEGITKSTLTKAERQLKDKFDGRPTKPPPNSYSLYCAELMASMKDVPSTERMVLCSQQWKLLSQKEKDAYHKKCDQKKKDYEVELLRFLESLPEEEQQRVLGEEKMLNINKKQATSPASKKPSQEGGKGGSEKPKRPVSAMFIFSEEKRRQLQEERPELSESELTRLLARMWNDLSEKKKAKYKAREAALKAQSERKPGAEREERGKLPESPKRAEEIWQQSVIGDYLARFKNDRVKALKAMEMTWNNMEKKEKLMWIKKAAEDQKRYERELSEMRAPPAAANSSKKMKFQGEPKKPPMNGYQKFSQELLSNGELNHLPLKERMVEIGSRWQRISQSQKEHYKKLAEEQQKQYKVHLDLWVKSLSPQDRAAYKEYISNKRKSMTKLRGPNPKSSRTTLQSKSESEEDDEDDEDDEDEEEEEEDDENGDSSEDGGDSSESSSEDESEDGDENDEEDDEEDDEEDDEEDEDNESEGSSSSSSSSGDSSDSDSN; from the exons ATGAACGGAGAAGCCGATTGTCCCACAGACCTGGAAATGGCCGCCCCCAAAGGCCAAG ACCGCTGGTCCCAGGAAGACATGCTCACTTTGCTGGAATGCATGAAGAACAACCTTCCATCCAATGATAGCTCCAAGTTCAAAACCACCGAGTCACATATGGACTGGGAAAAAGTAGCGTTCAAAGACTTTTCTGGAGACATGTGCAAGCTCAAATGGGTGGAGATTTCTAATGAG GTGAGAAAGTTCCGTACATTGACAGAATTGATCCTTGACGCTCAGGAACATGTTAAAAACCCTTATAAGGGCAAAAAACTCAAG AAACACCCAGACTTCCCAAAGAAGCCCCTCACCCCTTACTTCCGCTTCTTCATGGAGAAGCGGGCCAAGTATGCAAAACTCCATCCTGAGATGAGCAACCTGGACCTGACCAAGATTCTGTCCAAGAAATACAAGGAGCTCCCGGAGAAGaagaag atGAAATATATTCAGGACttccagagagagaaacaggagttCGAGCGAAACCTGGCCCGATTCAG GGAGGACCACCCTGATCTCATCCAGAATGCCAAGAAGTCGGACATCCCCGAGAAGCCCAAAACTCCCCAGCAGCTGTGGTACACCCACGAGAAGAAAGTGTATCTCAAAGTGCGGCCAGAT GAGATTATGCGGGACTATATCCAGAAGCACCCCGAGCTGAACATCAGTGAGGAGGGTATCACCAAGTCCACCCTCACCAAGGCTGAACGCCAGCTCAAGGACAAGTTTGACGGGCGACCCACCAAGCCACCTCC GAACAGCTACTCGCTGTACTGCGCAGAGCTCATGGCCAGCATGAAGGACGTGCCCAGCACGGAGCGCATGGTGCTGTGCAGCCAGCAGTGGAAGCTGCTGTCGCAGAAGGAGAAGGACGCCTACCACAAGAAGTGCGACCAG AAAAAGAAAGACTACGAGGTGGAGCTGCTGCGTTTCCTCGAG AGCCTGCCCGAGGAGGAGCAGCAGCGGGTCCTGGGCGAGGAGAAGATGCTGAACATCAACAAGAAGCAAGCCACCAGCCCGGCCTCCAAGAAGCCCTCCCAGGAAGGGGGCAAG GGAGGCTCGGAGAAGCCCAAGCGGCCCGTGTCGGCCATGTTCATCTTCTCCGAGGAGAAGCGGCGGCAGCTGCAGGAGGAGCGGCCCGAGCTCTCGGAGAGCGAGCTGACCCGCCTGCTGGCCCGCATGTGGAACGACCTGTCCGAGAAGAAGAAG GCCAAGTACAAGGCGCGCGAGGCGGCGCTGAAGGCGCAGTCGGAGAGGAAGCCCGGGGCCGAGCGCGAGGAGCGGGGCAAGCTGCCCGAGTCGCCCAAGAGAGCCGAGGAGATCTGGCAGCAGAGCGTCATCGGCGACTACCTGGCCCGCTTCAAG AACGACCGGGTGAAGGCCTTGAAAGCCATGGAGATGACCTGGAACAAcatggagaagaaggagaagctgATGTGGATTAAGAAGGCGGCCGAAGACCAAAAGCGCtatgag AGGGAGCTGAGTGAGATGAGGGCGCCTCCAGCTGCCGCCAACTCTTCCAAGAAGATGAAGTTCCAGGGAGAACCCAAGAAGCCGCCCAT GAACGGTTACCAGAAGTTCTCCCAGGAGCTGCTGTCCAACGGCGAGCTGAACCACCTGCCGCTGAAAGAGCGCATGGTGGAGATCGGCAGCCGCTGGCAGCGCATCTCGCAGAGCCAGAAGGAGCACTACAAGAAGTTGGCCGAGGAGCAGCAGAAGCAGTACAAGGTGCACCTGGACCTCTGGGTCAAG AGCCTGTCTCCCCAGGACCGCGCCGCGTATAAGGAGTACATCTCCAAC AAACGGAAGAGCATGACCAAGCTGCGGGGCCCGAACCCCAAGTCCAGCCGGACCACCCTGCAGTCCAAGTCG GAGTCGGAGGAGGACGACGAGGACGACGAAGACGatgaggacgaggaggaggaggaggaagatgacgaGAACGGCGACTCCTCCGAGGACGGCGGGGACTCCTCGGAGTCGAGCAGCGAGGATGAGAGCGAGGACGGCGACGAG AACGACGAGGAGGACGACGAGGAAGACGACGAGGAGGACGACGAGGAGGACGAGGACAACGAGTCCGagggcagcagctccagctcctcctcttcaggGGACTCCTCGGACTCGGACTCCAACTGA